DNA from Leptospira mayottensis 200901116:
TTAGGGGAAGAATCCTTTCCCGAATCATTTGCGGAAATTCCTCTTGAGCCGGGAACTCTTTATGTAGTCTCCACTCCGATCGGAAACCTAGAAGATCTCACCTTTCGAGCGCTTAGAATCTTAAAGAATACGGATCGAATCCTCTGCGAAAATGCGGAGCACTCTAGAAAACTGTTCCGATCTTATTCTATCTCGGCACCCGCTTCTACTCTCTACAGAGATCAATCAGAAACTCCATATTCCGGTATATTAGAAGAATTGAAAGTGGGAAAAACGTTCGCACTCGTTTCAGACGCAGGAACTCCAGGGGTTTCGGATCCAGGTTCCCATTTGATTCGAGTGGTTCGAGAGGCAGGATTTAAAATCACTCCCGTTCCAGGTGCAAGCGCCCTCACGGCACTGCTCGGAATTTCCGGCTGGCAAGCTAATCCGTTTTTGTTCCTTGGATTCTTATCCGAAAAGAAAAATAAAAAAAGAAACCAACTCACCGAATGGAAAAAATTCGAAGGACTCGTCATGCTTTTTGAATCCGTTCATAGAATCGGGGATACTTTGGATGCGGTAGAAGAGGTTTTTCCAGATTCCGAATTTCTTGTTGGTAGGGAAATGACAAAAATTCACGAAGAAATCCTCTATTTCTCTCCTTTTCTCTCTGAAAACCCGAAGAAATTTGTCCATAAGGGTGAATTTGTGGTTTTAATCAATACGAATCGGAAAAAAATGCTTAAAGGCTCTTCTAGATCGGCCGATAGAATTCAGTAGAGGTAATAAATCATGACTATCGATAAAATCGGTGGGATCGGTGGAAGCGGATACGAACCGAAAAGAACAACTCCGGTTAAAAAAGCTGAATCAAAAGAAACTTTCGATAACGTTTCTATTTCCGATACCGCAAAACAAAAAGCATCCGAAGCACGACTTCAAACGGAAATTCAAACTATAACTCGCAAAATTCTTTCCACTCCGGACGATAGTGATCGTTCCGTTAAACTCAAAGAAATTAAGGAAAAATTGAAAAACGGGGATTACGATAATCTGAGTTCCGACGTTTTGAATACAATCGCGGACAGAATCTCAGAAACCATGTTGGGTCAATAAAAACCGTACGAATAAACTGATTTTTTACCTCTATCTAAATTAGAAAGTCGCTAGGATAGCTCCGGGAGACGACAAAGATGCCGATACTCCCCGATTGGGTTCATTATACATTTCCTCCAAAAATCCACTTTGAAGCCGATTGC
Protein-coding regions in this window:
- the rsmI gene encoding 16S rRNA (cytidine(1402)-2'-O)-methyltransferase, which encodes MSLGEESFPESFAEIPLEPGTLYVVSTPIGNLEDLTFRALRILKNTDRILCENAEHSRKLFRSYSISAPASTLYRDQSETPYSGILEELKVGKTFALVSDAGTPGVSDPGSHLIRVVREAGFKITPVPGASALTALLGISGWQANPFLFLGFLSEKKNKKRNQLTEWKKFEGLVMLFESVHRIGDTLDAVEEVFPDSEFLVGREMTKIHEEILYFSPFLSENPKKFVHKGEFVVLINTNRKKMLKGSSRSADRIQ
- a CDS encoding flagellar biosynthesis anti-sigma factor FlgM, which produces MTIDKIGGIGGSGYEPKRTTPVKKAESKETFDNVSISDTAKQKASEARLQTEIQTITRKILSTPDDSDRSVKLKEIKEKLKNGDYDNLSSDVLNTIADRISETMLGQ